A single genomic interval of Heterodontus francisci isolate sHetFra1 unplaced genomic scaffold, sHetFra1.hap1 HAP1_SCAFFOLD_544, whole genome shotgun sequence harbors:
- the LOC137362209 gene encoding myeloid-associated differentiation marker homolog — protein sequence MVNVNALKSPLGYVRLAAAIFCCVAFSLVVHSEWWAGHMGGWCIFVWCFCFIATGLVLLVEFTGLQSRVPVSWRNAPITLAMLAALMCLSASVIYPLYFVTSGRQGYGVAATIFSCLATLAYGAEVSISRARPGEVTGYMATVPGLLKVLETFTACVIFVFVADAGYARYGGLQWCLAVYCICFILSVAVIILCVGECTSWLPVTFDRFLGIYALLAVLLYGTAVVVWPIFCFDRRYGSPSRPSYCSGVRSCVWDIQVAVAALTVLNFLAYLADLVYTSRLIFVRTS from the coding sequence ATGGTGAACGTGAACGCCCTGAAATCGCCGCTGGGCTACGTGCGCCTGGCGGCGGCCATCTTCTGCTGCGTCGCCTTCAGCCTGGTGGTCCACAGCGAGTGGTGGGCGGGCCACATGGGCGGCTGGTGCATCTTTGTCTGGTGCTTTTGCTTCATCGCCACCGGCCTGGTGCTGCTGGTGGAGTTTACGGGCTTGCAGAGCCGGGTGCCCGTGTCCTGGCGCAACGCGCCCATCACCCTGGCCATGCTGGCCGCCCTCATGTGCCTCTCGGCCTCTGTCATCTACCCGCTCTACTTTGTGACCAGCGGGCGCCAAGGTTACGGTGTGGCGGCCACCATCTTCTCCTGCCTGGCCACCCTGGCCTACGGGGCGGAGGTGTCCATCAGCCGGGCCCGGCCGGGCGAGGTGACGGGCTACATGGCCACGGTGCCCGGCCTGCTGAAGGTGCTGGAGACCTTCACCGCCTGCGTCATCTTCGTCTTCGTGGCGGACGCCGGCTACGCCCGCTACGGGGGCCTGCAGTGGTGCTTGGCCGTCTACTGCATCTGCTTCATCCTCTCGGTGGCCGTGATCATCCTGTGCGTGGGCGAGTGCACCTCCTGGCTGCCGGTGACCTTCGACCGCTTCCTGGGCATCTACGCCCTGCTGGCCGTCCTTCTCTACGGCACGGCCGTCGTGGTCTGGCCCATCTTCTGCTTTGACCGGCGCTACGGGAGCCCGAGCCGGCCCTCCTACTGCTCCGGTGTCAGGAGCTGCGTCTGGGACATCCAGGTGGCCGTGGCAGCGCTCACTGTCCTCAACTTCCTCGCCTACCTGGCGGACTTGGTCTACACCAGCCGGCTGATCTTCGTCAGGACCTCGTAA